In Diadema setosum chromosome 2, eeDiaSeto1, whole genome shotgun sequence, the DNA window ATCTTTAGGAAATTTGACATCGGCTTCTTTTTGTAACAATCCCATTTCTTTTATTCTTGCAAGCAAGCTTTGGGTTTACAAAAAGAGCATGATccactttcaaaaaaaaaaatgattagctGCTAAAATGTGTGAACTTGTGTTCATTTGGCAGTGAGATCCATTCTGTACGAGCCACAGTGGTCACACATAATTTACAAGCCCCTCCCTCCAAGTCTCTTGACAGATTGAGCTCACCGAGGTGAATTGCTGCAGGAGGGTGTGCACCCTCTTGACGGCCAGTCCCAGCTGGGTGAGCCGCGGGGGCGCCTTGTCACACCACTGCCTCATTTCGCTCTCGAAGGAGAAGGTGAAGTTGGTGACCAGCTGGACCAGCTCGGTCAGGACGAGCTTCATGGTCTGCCTCACCTTGTCTGCTGCCTTTGGATTCTTCTCTGGAATGGGGTACTGATGAGATTCATTGACGAAACATCATAATATCACACTAATAACAAGAGACAAAGCTgcattattacctccgccaagggaggaggttatgttttcattaccgtttgtttgtttgaccatgcgcaaaataactcaaaaagtagtcgacagatttggatgaaacttacagggaAGGCTGAAAATGGCACAAGAAtgagatgattaaattttggtagtgatgtgggaatttttgtggattttatgaaggattttcgatattttggcaggtaggatCAATGAAATTGGGAGTACAAGCTGcgtatttttgaggttttcatacgcgcactaaagtgtgtgctcttgtttctgctagggcaaggcgTGCCGCGCAGCTGGAatgcataataatgataataatgtgaattgatgacgtaacaaaaggcttatatattgggaaatcggcgactttcagcatgcatacgtacCAGTGGAAATCCCTGATCTATGTGGaaaaacaagatcagtggtggaaatgggctgcttggcagaggtctgcgctctttagagtgcttctctagttgttAATTTACTGAAAACTCCATCACTGTACCATGGCCGCAAGAATGATTCTACACCATCATCACTTTAACATCGGAACACTTCCATTTCATGGCTTGATCTACTCTTGTAGCTTCTTTCACTGGTATATCCACTTATATCAACTGGAAGAGAGCTGATTCATTTCTTTGTGACAACACAAAATCTATTTtcaaaaatcattatcatagaGGAGATTGATATGACTTTCAAAATgtcttgggggaaaaaaaatagttaaaagCCATATTACATTCATAATCAACACTTAAGTAAGTCAATGGGTAATCATTCTATACAATATCCACATTTCATCACTCACCTACATGTACCTTAGATCATATTCAGCAAACCTTGATCACACAATATTGTGATATGTGTGAGAGGATaattgaaatgtatttgatattcaACAGAAAACAGCACACCCTGCAGTTTACCTAAACCAAAATAGATTTTGAGGAAATAAATTTCACTCACAGCTTCCTTGAGCTCTGTGAGATGTTGGTTTGCTTGGATGAGTTCCATGGACAGATGTGTAGACATCTCAAGCAGAGCATCCATATTGGGTGGTGATCTACACAagcaaatgatgaaaattaagAAATTAGAAACAGGGTCAActttgcaacttttttttttctttttctttttcctttttttccccttttcctaTGAGCTCCCTCATGGAAACATTTTATAaccaatggcccgaattcatgaaggtggtacaaatgaaaccatggtttaaaccatggagcgccaagtgttgcatggaatatttcgttacgaaatcagtcatttcgttgatgaaatgattattttgtaactaaattgACATTTCgtacatgaaatgataatttctttaacaaaacggtcatttTATCAACGAAATGATCAATTtagtaacgaaatattccgtgcgacacttggcgctccatggtttttgtccatggttttaaaccatggtttcatttgtaccacctttgtgaattcaggtAATTAAGTTTAAATAATAGTGGTGTTTGATCTGCTTGTTATGTCGCTTTCTTTCATCTCAGTATTGTCTGGGGTATATAATTTTTTATAGGGCCCTTTACTTTTGGCTAGCGTGAATtctaaaaaatgtgaaaatatcttcaccATTTTCCATGCAAATTTTGAACGGGTTGGATTGTGCTTTCATTAGCTGATAAACACTACTATACTAtagtagtgtgtgtgtgtgtttacaagtttgtctgtgtatgtgtcttAGTATCCATTTCGGAACGTGTGCATAAGCTAGTAAATTCCTGTGCAGGCCATACATGGATTGGAAGGAATagattgtttgtgtgtatactcGTGTAATGTGTAATGTACAGTACTTGTTGTATAGAGTGAGGCATATagtacattgattttcatacaTGGAAATGTCAAATCAAATTGTCCTCTTTTTATAAATTGGATGAAAACTTGTGGCTACAAAATTGCCCAGCCTTAATTTAAGAACCtatgaatatgtttttgagcagcTCAGCACGAAAATAAAGACATTTTAACGGTACTGCAAAAACTTTCCTATCGCACCACCCACTTCTGTTCTCCGCCTTGCTCCTCTGCCGCCGCGGCCCGCTTGGCGAGGGTGCGAGTGATGTCTGGTGGGAAGAGGCTCTGCTTGGTGGACAGCGCCTCGTGGAGGTCACGCCCATGGGCCAGGGATGATATGAAGTGACAATCGGAGCTGAACTGATCCCACAGGGGTAGGCTCTCACTGATTTTGGGGGTCGTTACAAAGAGGGAAGGAAtgcacttaaagggatcgtatagttttggttgagacttaacttcatgtttctaacattttttggtgagatattgagaaacctcttatgaaatctGAAAGAACATGTCattccaagaagaattcaatgtttatttgatgaaaattggctttgattGGCTGAAATATCTAAAACAGAGCgaccctaataaaaggtgggacccatcatTTATTATAATCGCTTTGTCAACCACCCCCAagccaatttccatcaaataaactgtgaattcctcttggattgtatgctctgtacaatatcataagtggtttcctggtatcttgcaaaaagttaaaagcccaatccccatctccaccaatacgATACCATCGCTTTAATTGGTAGACGTCATACGTAGCAAACTTTTAAATGTGATGAGAAAGCAAGAGGGAGATAGAGAGTGAGCAAGAAAGAGCAATGAAGAGGAAGTTCGATGGGTAGTTTGCCTATAAACCACATGAAATATCAGATGGTTATCCCAAAAGGACAGATTGAATAGTACTATGCCAAATACATCCAACTCCTTGTGTGTTGAAAAGGCATtatacagaaagagagaaagaggggggaaAAGGTTTCATTGTGCAGATAGCTTGCCATTATGTCATGCATAATTCAAGTGGCAgcaaaaaaccccccaaaaacaaataaaaacagacAGACTCACAGACCAAAGAATACACTACACAACATTATGCCAACAGGTAGGCATGAAAAGCAAAATGTAACAAAAGATGCCTACAGTAACATTCCCAAGACAAAGATCCTCTAATgcaatattaatgaaagatgaaacaaaatttgaCATATTCTATGCCACTACCAGATGTCCTCTCCACAGAAAAACTGGTGGCCATCGTGACAATGAAAAGCTTCTCGCtcttaaagacacccagtcgcgaggatacatggacatatttcagccgcgggcggcagcacgtaaactcgcttccgaagttgctacgaagcgaaatgtgtgtgtgcgcaagacatccctaaagcaatgtatcgcgctatagtatctcgtttgctcgcttgattgatctgagcgcggggagtacgttttgtgtaatgtgaattgaatgtatggtacggtactgtgtgatgcaatgttcgcatgagctatagtagctagctgcctatacttgtacgactacaatgtacgccttctcttcatcgcaccgtcgatcgtcgtcagtcgttaactacactgtaatcgtcagatcagattatatataggtagggtggccatcatggacgatgacacatcgtcatgggtagcggatattaccgccgagttgtccattctgaacgcggacgattgggtcggagaccctgtgtcttgtgtagccctactacatatcgaccacccttattgaaaccgaccgcgtataattcgcgcactgaacacttagtacgcacttctctgcgcgcaaagcacataaaaatggattggctttgaatgtagatgaggatggtgtgggaaaacgcgataattcattgttcattaatggttttaatcaaggacaaaatttcgaatgaatattttcacagCAATAGCACAATAGCACAATGTAacgtctatggaagtttctaaaatgcttctaaaaagcttcgtacaacacggtgttcaatacaactcggtttgcgtgcattgtcaatgcaaaaacagcggtcgatcctattaacgcgatttaccgcggggagctgaaacgaggccacgcaagttcgtcggcgatatttttgcactgaaacttcgaatcgaaaacggaacaacggcatttgatagagctggattttctcaatcacgtaggtcaagtttttttacgtgaatttcagtgttacatattcttatcaagcagataaacattaggcggtcgattagaagtaggtccaaccatacttgccctggcgtgtgtaaattcaggacggggaccggaagcgactgtgcccgtgcagggccaacggccacagttgcactgcacagtgtaactgtggccgtgataactatacacagcccagtcgctgtacatggtacgtcgagtttccgcatagcgtaacagtgtctggtcgggctatggccgtgatagaagggaccgtgcaccaaccgacataccttcaagtcgaagtagggcctaaactagaatctattagatctatcatctttgaacctttagttcccctgtttaaacgttagagttctaccagatctattgggttagactacatgtatgatggagcttgcgatagatctattcattttttttttaatttatttgcaaatcctaaatcatattcttggggaatttgcataacatgattgatatgaaaaacttctcatttaatgggactaatgacattaaactgacccagcaaatgtcatttcaattacggcattatcataatttgacataagagaacgcggaattatacatagaaaaataggcctacttgtcgatcaaacgcaaatgccctaaagttactgatactagattagaaaaagtcattccacttcaatcactgattcatgtgtagacttctacttacacatcatctggatctggattccttgaagttgttgacttggccagctggggttgcttgattggcgtaagccgtggcaacacaattccaccgtgcatgtcgtaacacgaatttgcacattctaaataaaaattcctgcaaaactgttcatgcaactccagcaagtggaaagcaaaattttcatcggcacgctgacgctgaagcctccccctctggtctcttacttgtcctccagctaagaacacgtctctctgcgttctccatgcactcgtcgatagcgtcaaacaagtagatacgttgcctcgagttggacggctgtttgatctccattgtgaggtttcattactaaaccaaagccaaggctaagccgaaacagtacagcactttttattgcaaacagtactcgcataccacacacaatattgatactgacataccggtaccgacgactttctatcaactttgttatgttacgatccggcccaacgtactgtaagctgtacgtataacacatgcagctgacgcagcagacaacattgcacgatgagatcataacaacctgccatatggccatatgcattgcaacttgctatacatgaagcttagagttttaatatttcctcatcaaagcatatttataaataccaaatattaaacaacgtaatatatgaataatttatgatatcgttatataatattttcagacatttttaaatattattgcctagattgctgaaattggcaccatagtgcatataaacagagactggagccagatacgtacgtacgtacaccctacagctctcactacttgttgtgtcacggaccgggagagattttcatgcgcatggctgttgtgcggttttgtgcattcacccattcggccccattcggtaggtattcgggcgtccatgttgaaattacagtggacagctcgcgcggcgctcgtgccccatcaggttttcgctggtgcgctgcgtagcgtcgtgttcggtattcggtacgtacgggggtacaataacgggaggagcagcttgtcgtgcttttctactgagctgcgaatcgcctgcgacgaccggctgcctttagaTACTCATTAAAGCTTTCAACTACTGGACTCTCTCTACACAGTAGGTACAATAGAAGCCTAAATCTCACCTCACTACGCCATGGCTTGATACCCCGAGGGCCCTGGACTCGTCACACATGTCACTGATGTACACAATGTCCAGGAGCTTGTCCCAGAATGCTGCTTGACTGGAGTGCGAGGTGGACACACCCTGTCAGACAACAACCATGAAATCACATAGCAGGGTCAATATAGTTTCAGAAACAAAATATCTAATATTTCAAACCACTCTCAAGACATGGCAAAAGGATTATTTTAGATATCTTTCTACGCATCCTTGCACATGCACAAAAACCCCacagcaaagaaagaaaagaatttgaaaGATGAAATCGTCCAGCAGTACATTACATACACAGTACGTACACATTTGTCCGGCAGtacattcatgactttttacaaGCTATGACACTTGGGTGTGGATTTGAAtcatttcttatttgtttttacaCAATAACCTAAGAATTTCAGCATGTGATAAAACAGAGGCTACTACTCTGCAGTTTTCTGGCACACAAGCAGTTGCCATAACAGTGTTTGCGAAGTACTCTATGAAATGATTCGTTAAAACATGCTACAGTTGTACTTGTGTGCAGTCACACCGATCATGTAAGTATAAACTGTATTAACAGTAAGACAAAAACTCACCCTAACAAGATCAATATCTCCTGGTCGACATATTCCTAGGTACGCACAGACCTCAGTTATAACtgtaaacaaaatatgaaagttttCAAAAACATGACTCAACAATGAAGATGATAacaatttttgtgaaaacaaccaaaaaatatgaaatgcagttaACAATGCACCCTTTTTGAAAGTGTATCATGCCAAGAAGCATTCATGTATACAGAGCACAATCCAAACTCATACGaaacaaaacatacatgaaATGAGATTTGTGTCTACCTGTATATCTATTTCTCCAGAGTCACCGAGACAGTGTCAACAGAAGGAAATTGAGGACACTTTTTGCTCTTCCCTAATATGTGCGAAGAATTTAGCCAAACATGTCAAAGTGTGTTTTATTGTAGGGAGGTCTTGTATTAGACACATTAGTGTTTAATTTCACAAGTTTCAGATTTCACAAAGTTTGGAATGCAGCAGTAAACCTGCACTAAATTCTACAAATTTTCAAGAGTATATTTTGACTATCTTTTACCACAAAATCCTAAACAATGAATTGTTTATGATCTATACATCAATCATTGACTGATAATTCATAACATAGTTTGCAAAACACACCAACATACGTCTTGTGCCATAACTttacttggtaaatacatgtactacaactTGCAAACAACATATCCAAGAAAGTGACACTACATGTGCATCCTGGTTGTGCATTCAATCTACAGCTAAGAAAACATTttcagtgtacagtgtatgcattTATGGAATACTGgaactttattcattcattcatgaaaatgaagaaaactgaaaaataaaacGGACAGCAAGAAAATAAACATCACAGGCATGCATGAACAGTTGCAGGTTCTGATTTAATGACAGCAAAGTATGTTCACATGTTTGAATACCAGCAACTGAAGTGACACCATGAGTATGATCTATGATTTAGGCAATGAATTCCCAGACAAGACCTACAGGCTCACCTTGAAGTCTGGCATCCATCTTGGATTCACTGGTCCAATATTGGCTGTCAAACATCTCTGCTAACTTTGAATCATACCTGCaatgcaatggaacaagatgcACATTGCAAATATGTAATATCTAAAGACACATTGAAATATTATAACAAAAATCTGTGAATTTGTTGATCCACAATTGCATCTAATGGATATGTCTATAACTGAGAATGACAACAAAGTTAATTGAAAATGATGAAGTGATTTCAAGATATAGTGGCTTTAAATTTCTCAGTTAACTTTATGGTTAAATTCCTTTGTACATGGAAACAACAGAATAGTACATCACTAGTAACTGGCAATTTCAGAAGAGACTTCTGTTTAAGAAAAGacactaaaaaagaaaagaaaaaggttttTCATCTCCAAGAAATGCCCAGTTGGTAGAACCTAATTTCCTTGGaatacagtacagtgtactctTGCTATAAGCCTATATTGAACACGGTcataatgaaattcttgttaCAGTGAATTAAAAGTCTGATCAGGTCTCAAGATTATCATCTACAGTTGTATatctttaaatattttattgtttagtaatataatgaaattttgatatagcaaaagaaaactgccggtccacAGTGGTCCAAAGGACTTGATTATTTGCTGACAGGAGTCCATTGTatcaaaaatacattgtacctcgAGAGGAGCCATTGGAGAAGTCTTATCCTAGCCTCTCCAGGCTGGTAAAGAAGCTCAGCTATCCAGGATTCATCCACTCCATCCACAAAGGGACAGTCCAAAGCCTGTTATGAAGGGATAGAAATTAAACAAAGgcaagattaaaaaagaaagaaaaaaggaatgaCTTTTCATACAAGAATACTTTATTATCTGCAGCTTAATTTCCGCATAGTCTTTTCATAGTTATTTATTTGGATAAATTTATGAGTCTATTAGTattgggacaaaaaacaaattatacTTCCAAGAACATTCTAAATTGAATAAATTTTTGTGTAGTTTGGTCCCGTAGCGACATGAAACTGATATTCGGAGATACAAAAGTAGAGTTTTGCCAAAATCATGCAATcagccccaccgcagtgcgcgtgcataTGTGCATTAACAAgcaaggttagggttaggtttagggttaggtttagagTTAAGTTAGGGTTGTATTTGTGGTTAAATTAGTTGAGGGACATAAAGAAGTCTTTCCGAGAATAACAGGGAGAAAGAAACGAAAgaacaaaggaaaaaatggagaaaggaaaatgctatgctgtggaaatcggccccatcGCTGTATCAATCGCGAGTAAAATGCCATTTGGTGGGACCCATTCTTCACGAGTATAATACTAAGTCTATACTGTGGAAAAAAGCCCCACAGCTGTGCTTGGCTTAGCTTACAAGTTacagtagcccgaccagacgctgttaatacgctacgcgaatgtgtcgcgctacgtatgtacagcgcagcggcgactgggctgtgtatagttaggcttAGCTTAGCCTTATTTAggtaccgatgaacgccacacccTG includes these proteins:
- the LOC140246175 gene encoding HAUS augmin-like complex subunit 7, with amino-acid sequence MSRQSKSKTSQEKLSRSFKQRFDALDCPFVDGVDESWIAELLYQPGEARIRLLQWLLSRYDSKLAEMFDSQYWTSESKMDARLQVITEVCAYLGICRPGDIDLVRGVSTSHSSQAAFWDKLLDIVYISDMCDESRALGVSSHGVVSESLPLWDQFSSDCHFISSLAHGRDLHEALSTKQSLFPPDITRTLAKRAAAAEEQGGEQKSPPNMDALLEMSTHLSMELIQANQHLTELKEAYPIPEKNPKAADKVRQTMKLVLTELVQLVTNFTFSFESEMRQWCDKAPPRLTQLGLAVKRVHTLLQQFTSLLSSLRSMHASYDGIVNTKLAPHEGKEAIEGADLLASVSQAALKSYGEFISVMEESISRNHETWSESTLLSQSFR